The Pyrenophora tritici-repentis strain M4 chromosome 3, whole genome shotgun sequence genome has a window encoding:
- a CDS encoding DUF1421 multi-domain protein, which translates to MSMSSEESDVESGDHHLLSASSIGYTDTMSSSGQSTAMTSATTYDDRPGVEKETATATAPYAYPSLSLLELVSNTASSSALPDSFDVSVSRKGGYVAVYSSSNLFLIKTVQLPRLWTRTLQVKRKPVAIDVTEDGFLLAVLSRPSQVDLYEIHGEGDDQITKRRTVMLVHEASSVVISPDARILITGNKFGIEVIAIGPEVPETTRRTLSGPAGDALEFSDDGRTLLITGYARKSDGSALFVLPGLYDGPLTEEGEPIPQPPETAWTGSVLFPETARIARQATLLPDADTGTFNELFAFNAEEDSWGIYDIACQRFTQRKMFLPDHQRWTRSEFVDDAMPAVSPNADLAAVALRMRGMTNIWIYEVPGWEYNPSDKEKQDTPIQPCFCIPIPKDDAGTLQEICALRWVRMDANIQRLVAVGNSSMLPDERDVPGAPLGSKGVLIVLDFDKTKPLGSAPPTPLKTEYDLDPLCPGEMLPEGSIDFDREVELVRTRTMAQRRAQDRNEVSRRNSRIGSTQIHRARTSANRNSLRPPLPTDESEELTPEEAQAMFEVPYDNQQPRSQMSLARAATVAAVSPANRRHLRALPLRPLEYRRADGHREMPHESDADNWVPPPPAYTTTAAAAESVSLSHPEAPPVPRLHQMHSSPSIPPVPSLPSISAINHFQVPQPHPYQHRQQSVSSANLSISAVQSPERRPSLLHPSTYPSPRSSGSIRRRGSTTQSPPEQMSYMPGPPTQSPYSTSSTHMVTRRPTIGRPERVVESNLDLYNPPVPGMNHGRRGSAPTVQRRPVPTHGTRMSVQQNMQQPRDGLPPLAPPGQQYTSGQRLPIRWFSQSSIESWQLTVGNE; encoded by the exons ATGTCCATGAGCTCAGAAGAATCAGACGTCGAGTCTGGCGACCACCACCTGCTCTCCGCGTCTTCGATCGGATATACCGACACCATGTCCTCATCGGGCCAGTCGACGGCCATGACGTCCGCTACCACCTACGATGACCGACCGGGCGTTGAAAAGGAAACTGCGACCGCGACCGCGCCTTATGCCTACCCTAGCCTTTCCCTGCTCGAACTAGTCTCCAACACTGCCTCGTCTTCTGCACTGCCGGACAGCTTCGACGTCAGTGTGTCGAGAAAGGGCGGATATGTGGCTGTGTACTCGTCCTCGAATCTGTTCTTGATCAAGACGGTGCAGCTGCCGCGACTTTGGACAAGGACGCTGCAGGTCAAACGAAAGCCCGTGGCCATCGATGTCACCGAAGATGGTTTTTTGCTAGCGGTGCTTTCGAGACCATCGCAAGTCGATCTATACGAGATACATGGCGAGGGCGATGATCAGATCACCAAGAGGCGGACCGTTATGTTGGTACACGAAGCTAGCTCCGTCGTCATATCTCCAGACGCACGCATATTGATTACGGGGAACAAGTTTGGCATCGAAGTCATTGCCATTGGCCCAGAGGTGCCTGAGACGACACGGCGCACCCTTTCTGGACCTGCAGGCGACGCTCTGGAATTCTCAGATGACGGCCGAACGCTGCTTATCACAGGCTATGCCCGAAAGTCGGATGGTTCGGCCTTGTTCGTTCTCCCTGGCCTCTACGACGGCCCGCTTACGGAAGAGGGAGAGCCGATTCCCCAACCTCCGGAAACGGCCTGGACTGGCTCGGTGCTGTTCCCGGAGACAGCGCGAATTGCACGACAGGCTACATTACTTCCCGATGCGGATACGGGCACGTTTAATGAGCTGTTCGCCTTCAACGCCGAGGAGGACTCATGGGGTATCTACGATATTGCCTGTCAGCGCTTCACCCAGAGGAAGATGTTTCTGCCTGACCACCAGCGATGGACGCGCTCCGAATTCGTCGATGACGCCATGCCGGCAGTATCCCCGAACGCTGATTTAGCCGCTGTCGCTCTTCGCATGCGCGGGATGACCAACATCTGGATCTATGAAGTTCCAGGCTGGGAATATAATCCAAGTGACAAGGAAAAGCAGGATACTCCAATCCAACCGTGTTTCTGCATACCAATTCCGAAAGATGATGCAGGTACACTTCAGGAGATTTGTGCTCTACGATGGGTCAGAATGGACGCCAATATACAGCGACTGGTGGCAGTCGGTAACTCGAGCATGCTTCCAGACGAGAGGGACGTTCCTGGTGCACCACTTGGCTCGAAAGGAGTACTCATAGTGCTAGATTTCGACAAGACAAAACCTCTCGGAAGTGCTCCCCCCACGCCGTTGAAGACAGAATACGACCTGGACCCTCTTTGCCCTGGTGAAATGCTTCCCGAAGGCTCGATCGACTTTGATCGAGAGGTCGAGTTGGTCAGGACAAGGACCATGGCCCAGAGAAGAGCTCAAGATCGAAATGAAGTCTCACGAAGAAACTCCAGGATTGGGTCTACCCAAATCCACCGTGCGCGTACCTCCGCAAACCGCAACTCACTACGGCCACCATTACCAACTGATGAGTCGGAAGAGTTGACACCAGAAGAGGCACAGGCAATGTTCGAGGTACCATACGACAACCAGCAACCGAGGTCGCAAATGTCACTGGCTAGGGCTGCCACTGTTGCGGCGGTATCTCCTGCGAATCGCCGACATCTACGAGCACTCCCCTTGAGACCTTTGGAGTACCGCCGCGCAGACGGTCACCGCGAGATGCCCCACGAAAGTGATGCGGACAACTGGGTGCCACCTCCGCCAGCATACACGACAACTGCTGCAGCAGCAGAGAGTGTCAGTCTCAGTCACCCTGAAGCACCCCCAGTGCCCCGGCTGCATCAGATGCATTCATCACCCTCGATTCCCCCTGTACCTTCTTTGCCAAGCATATCTGCAATCAACCACTTCCAAGTTCCGCAACCGCATCCATACCAACACCGCCAGCAATCGGTTTCTTCCGCCAACCTATCCATCTCTGCAGTCCAGAGTCCAGAGCGACGCCCCTCGCTCCTGCACCCGTCCACGTATCCCAGCCCGCGATCCTCAGGCTCGATACGAAGACGGGGCTCGACAACCCAATCGCCACCCGAGCAGATGTCGTATATGCCAGGACCCCCGACACAGTCACCATACTCTACGAGTTCTACGCACATGGTGACGCGCAGACCTACCATTGGCCGTCCCGAGCGTGTTGTAGAAAGCAATCTCGATCTCTACAACCCGCCAGTTCCTGGTATGAATCACGGGCGACGCGGTTCAGCGCCAACTGTTCAGCGTCGGCCCGTGCCTACGCATGGTACGCGTATGAGTGTGCAGCAGAATATGCAGCAGCCGAGAGATGGGCTGCCACCACTTGCTCCACCTGGACAGCAGTACACGTCGGGTCAGAGACTACCGATCA GGTGGTTTTCACAGAGCAGCATTGAGTCATGGCAACTTACCGTTGGGAATGAATAG